The region GCTGTTGCCGTTGCAATTGCCGTCGCCGTTGCAGTTGCCGTCGCCGTCGCCGTTGCCGTTGCCGTTGCCGTTGCCGTTGCCGTTGCCGTTGCCGTTGCCGTTGCCGTTGCCGTTGCCGTCGCCGTTCGGATTAGAGGGGGCCTTCAGGCCCCCGTCAAAGCCCCACAAAAAAAGGGGCTTCAGCCCCGGGCTCTTGCCTTGCACCTGCCACCCAAACCCAAACCATTCCCACCCCGGGAATCCCCCCGTCCATCCCACCTTCGATCCTTGCCCACCCCATCCCCATCGAGTATCGTGACAGCACTCCCATGCGCCTAAGCAACCTCCTCCCGGCTCTCATGCTCCTCGCCACCACCCTCGCACCCGCCCAGCAGCCCAGCCTCACCACCTTCGCCCCCCTCGCAGGCCACCGCCCCACCTGGGCCATCCCCACAAACGATCGCGGCCCCATCCCCGACGCAACCCCCATCCCCCTCATCCTCGCCCTCACCCGCTCGCCCGAGCGCCAATCCGCCTTCGACCAGCTCCTCATCGCCCAACAAAATCCCGCCTCCCCGAGCTATCACCACTGGCTCACCCCCACCCAGATCGGCGAGCAGTTCGGCCCCACCCCCCAGGACCTCGAAGCCGTCACCACCTGGCTCACCTCCCGCGGCATCACCATAGAAGCCATCACCCCCAGCCGAACCTACATCCAGGCCACCGCCCCCGCAGCCATAGTCTCCGCCGCCTTCCAGACCAGCCTCCACACCTACACGCTAGGCACCCGCACCACGCAAGCCCCCACCTCAGACCCCATCATCCCCGCCGCCCTAACCCCCGTCATCGCCTACATCAGCGGCCTAACCCAAACCCCATTCCACACCAGCCTCCACCAGACCGCCCCAATCCCGGTGGCCCAAACCAACCTGAGCCCCGACTACACCCTCAGCAGCGGCGCCGTCCACCTCCTCGCCCCCACCGACTTCGCCATCGCCTACGACGTCACCCCGGTCTACACCGCAGGCACCACCGGCACCGGCCAGCGCGTCGCCATCGTCGGCGGCTCCCGCCTCCTGCCCTCCGACCTCACCACCTGGGAGTCCCTCTCCGGCCTCCCCGCCGCCCAGCCCACCTACATCGTCCCCACCGGCACCGGCTTCGCAGACCCCGGCATGACCAGCAACACCGACCAGGGTGAAGGCACACTCGACTTCGAGCGCGTCTACGGCACCGCCCCTGGCGTCTCCGTCGACCAGATCATCTCCACCAACTGGCTCAACGGCACCGTCACGGAAAACCTCATCCTCTACGCCATCAACACCGTCCGAGACCCCATCCTCTCCCTCAGCTTCGGTGCCTGCGAGGCCCAGCAGACCCCCGCATACATCAACTACGAAAGCAGCGTCTTCGCCCAGGCCGCCGCCCAGGGCATCGGCGTCTTCGTCTCCTCAGGCGACGCGGGAGCCGCAGGCTGCGAATCCCAGGGCACACCCCCCGCCACCCAGGCGCTCTCCATCTCGGACCTCTGCGCCTCACAATACGTCACCTGCGTCGGCGGAACCCAGTTCTCGGACCTCACCGCCACCGCCTCCTACTGGTCCACCACCAACAACGCCACCAACCACTCCTCCATCCTCAGTTACATCCCGGAAGGAGCTTGGAACGAGCCCACCAGCACCACCCCCGCGACACCCTTCGTCGTCGGCGCATCCGGCGGAGGCAAGAGCA is a window of Granulicella tundricola MP5ACTX9 DNA encoding:
- a CDS encoding S53 family peptidase; this translates as MRLSNLLPALMLLATTLAPAQQPSLTTFAPLAGHRPTWAIPTNDRGPIPDATPIPLILALTRSPERQSAFDQLLIAQQNPASPSYHHWLTPTQIGEQFGPTPQDLEAVTTWLTSRGITIEAITPSRTYIQATAPAAIVSAAFQTSLHTYTLGTRTTQAPTSDPIIPAALTPVIAYISGLTQTPFHTSLHQTAPIPVAQTNLSPDYTLSSGAVHLLAPTDFAIAYDVTPVYTAGTTGTGQRVAIVGGSRLLPSDLTTWESLSGLPAAQPTYIVPTGTGFADPGMTSNTDQGEGTLDFERVYGTAPGVSVDQIISTNWLNGTVTENLILYAINTVRDPILSLSFGACEAQQTPAYINYESSVFAQAAAQGIGVFVSSGDAGAAGCESQGTPPATQALSISDLCASQYVTCVGGTQFSDLTATASYWSTTNNATNHSSILSYIPEGAWNEPTSTTPATPFVVGASGGGKSTVIAKPTYQAGTGVPADAARDVPDISFSASTHNGYFSCLAYAGADCTKSLLAFGGTSASAPSMAGVAALLNQKLGAAQGNLNPLLYRLAASTPTAFHDPTPATSGVSSCTTTTASTCNNSTPSATALTGGLAGFPLTTGYDQVTGLGSLDVSAFLTAATPAITPTPTFTLVPTTTALSTTAGTPITDVINIATTSNFTGQIAFTCAVSPVTSITPTCTITPASLAYPATTSTTLTIGSTAPHANLSPRAAIAFAAIFLLAITRRRKTLRPALASLATLLFLAGCGSGGSNGTSTPTTLTGGTTPGTYTVTVTASTATPTTTLSISTNLTLIVN